The Achromobacter deleyi region CTTGCGTATCAGGAGCGCGGCGATGCCGCGTTCGAAGGTGCCGGCGTTGTTGGAGATGATGGTCAGGTCGCGCCGCCCCGACTCCGCCAGGCATTGCAGCAATTCGTAGGGCACGCCCGCTTCGCCGAAGCCGCCCACCAGCACCGAGGCGCCGTCGGGGATCACCGCCACGGCCTCGGCCATGGATGCTTGTATCTTGTCGATCACTTATTGCTCCTGTGCGAGGCCCGCCGTGTCCACGATCTGTTTCCAGCGGGCGCGCTCCTGGTCGATGAAGGCGGCGAACTCCGCCGGCGTGTTGCCGCCGGCCTGTCCGCCCATGGCCTTGAAGCGTTCGCTGATGTCGGGGCTGCGCACCACGTCGCGGGTGGCGGCATAGAGCTTGTCGATGGCGTCGCGCGGCGTGCCGGCCGGCGCGACCAGGCCGAACCAGGCGGTGACCACCATGTCCTTCACGCCGGCCTCGGCCATGGTGGGCACGTCGGGCAGTTCGGCCAGGCGCCTGTCGCTGGTGACGGCCAGCGCGCGCAATTTGCCGGACTGGATGTAAGGCATGGAGCTGGGCAGGTTGTCGATCATGAAGGTGAACTGCTGGCCCAGCAGCGCGGCCACGGCGGGGCCGGCGCCCTTGTAGGGAATGTGGGTGCCGGGAATGCCTGCGCGCTGCTTGAAGAGTTCGGCCGACAGGTGCGGCGACTGGCCCGCGCCCGAACTGCCGAAGGACACCTTGGCCGGATCCTGCCTGGCCTGGGCCAGCAGGTCCGCCACCGAACGGGCGGAGGAGGCCTCGTTCACGACCAGCACGTTGGGCACCGAGATCACCAGGGTCACGGGCGCGAAGTCCGCGGGCTTGTAGGGCAGCGTCTTGTAGAGCGCATAGTTGATGGCGTTGGGGCCGATGTTGCCCATCAGCAGCGTGTAGCCGTCGGGCTTGGCGCGCGCCAGCGCCTGGGCGCCGATAATGCCGGCGGCGCCCGCGCGGTTTTCCACGATGACCTGCTGGCCCAGCCTGGCGGACAGCTTGTCCGCGATCAGCCGCGCCGAGATATCGGTCGTGCCGCCGGGCGCGGCCGGAATGATGAGGGTGATGGGCCGTTCAGGCCAGGCCGCCAGCGCCGGACTCGCGATGGCAAAGGCCATCGCGCCGGCGGCCAGCCAGCGATGCGCACACGTCATGCTTGTCTCCTGCGTGATCATTGATTGATCAACTTGTGAGCATGAGTGTGGGCGCGGCGCGGACAAATGCCTATTCTGGAATCTGGAGGTGTGGCTTCGCCTGAGCTTAAGAGCTTGGGCGTCCGCCCCGGCCGCCCCGGCCTTCGTCCCTCTCTTCCCGCGCCGGCGGTTCAGCGCGTTTGAATTTCGCCGGACGCGTCCTGAAGGTGCTGCCACAGGCGGGTCAGGACGGGGCCTTGCGGCCGGTCGCCGCGCCGCGCCGCCACCAGTTCCTCGGTGCTGCCGGGCAGATGGCGGCTGGCGATGGACCGCAGCCGCCCGTCGCGCAATTCTTCTTCGACCAGGAAGCGCGGCAGATGCCCCCATCCCATCCCCTGCAGGATGATTTCTTTCTTCATGAGCTGGTCCGGCACGGTGCACTGCGGCGCGCCTTCGATCATGAAATAGTCGCGCGCCGGCGTGTGGCGGGCGGTGTCGCGCATGACGCACTGCGTGTAGTCGCGCAGCGCGCGCGGCCTGGCTGCCCGCGCGAGGGGCTCGGGGAGATAGCCCGGGGCCGCCACCGGGATGAACGACACCTTGGCCAGATCCAGCCATTCAATGCGCGGATCGCGCTTGTCCACGCGGTGCAGGATCAGGTCCGCGTCGCCATCCAGCAATCGCTCTTCGGGTCCCCCTACCGCCTCGAAATGCAGGTGCAGGCGCGTGGCCGGACACTGCGCGAAGAAGCGGCCGAGCAGCCCCAGTATTTCCGGGCGCGGGCAGAAGTCGCCCACCACCACGTGCAGCTCGCTTTCCTCGCCCATCGCCAGTTGCGCGGCATGGGTGCGCAAGCCTTCGAGTTCGCGCAGCAGCGCTTGCGCGCGGTGGTGAAACGAGGTCCCGGCCGGCGTGAGCCGCACGCGGTAGCCGCCACGGTCCAGCAGCGCCAGGCCAAGCTGGCGCTCCAGCTTGGCGACGGCGGCAAACACCGCCGGATGGGAGCGGTGCAGTGCGGCGGCAGCGGCCTGGAAGCCGCCGCCGCGCACCACGGCGTCAAAGCACTGCAAGTCATGCAGGGTGAATTCGCTCATGTCAGCTTTTCCGACAAAGACTGTGCGAACTTTGTAATTTTTTCTGCAAGGCGACGCAACTACGCTGTGAGCCTCCCTCCACACAAGGAAGCTCCATCATGCCGAGCCCCTCATTTTTCACCACCGGCGACGGCGTACGCATCGCCTACCGGTTCGACGGCGACGCCGGTCTGCCCGTGCTGGTCCTGTCGAATTCCATCGGCACCACGCTGCACATGTGGGACGCGCAGATACCCGCCCTGTCCCGCGCTTTCCGCGTGCTGCGCTACGACACGCGCGGGCACGGCGCATCCGGCGTGCCCGCCGGCGCGTACTCGCTGGACCGTCTTGGCCGCGATGTCATCGAACTCATGGATGGCCTGGGCATCGGCCGCGCGCAC contains the following coding sequences:
- a CDS encoding Bug family tripartite tricarboxylate transporter substrate binding protein; its protein translation is MTCAHRWLAAGAMAFAIASPALAAWPERPITLIIPAAPGGTTDISARLIADKLSARLGQQVIVENRAGAAGIIGAQALARAKPDGYTLLMGNIGPNAINYALYKTLPYKPADFAPVTLVISVPNVLVVNEASSARSVADLLAQARQDPAKVSFGSSGAGQSPHLSAELFKQRAGIPGTHIPYKGAGPAVAALLGQQFTFMIDNLPSSMPYIQSGKLRALAVTSDRRLAELPDVPTMAEAGVKDMVVTAWFGLVAPAGTPRDAIDKLYAATRDVVRSPDISERFKAMGGQAGGNTPAEFAAFIDQERARWKQIVDTAGLAQEQ
- a CDS encoding LysR family transcriptional regulator — translated: MSEFTLHDLQCFDAVVRGGGFQAAAAALHRSHPAVFAAVAKLERQLGLALLDRGGYRVRLTPAGTSFHHRAQALLRELEGLRTHAAQLAMGEESELHVVVGDFCPRPEILGLLGRFFAQCPATRLHLHFEAVGGPEERLLDGDADLILHRVDKRDPRIEWLDLAKVSFIPVAAPGYLPEPLARAARPRALRDYTQCVMRDTARHTPARDYFMIEGAPQCTVPDQLMKKEIILQGMGWGHLPRFLVEEELRDGRLRSIASRHLPGSTEELVAARRGDRPQGPVLTRLWQHLQDASGEIQTR